Sequence from the Janthinobacterium lividum genome:
CAGGCCGGGTCCGCACCGAGACCTGGCGCCGAACCCCTGCGCCGCTCCTGACTAAAAAACCTATGAAAAACGAGACCCTGCCCCCCGCCTCCCCCCTTGCCGCCACGCGCCGCCGGCGCTGGCGCACCCCCGTGCTGATCCTGGTCGTGCTGGCCCTGGCCGGCGGCGGCTGGACGGTGATGCAATCGAAGCAGCAAGCCGCCAAGGCCGCCGAACTGCAAGCGAGCAAGAAGAAGGAGCAGGACAAGACGCCCGTGCATGAACTGGCGCAGGGCGACGTGGCCGCCATCGATGCGCGCGCGCTGGCAATCAGCCTGCCCCTGTCCGGCTCGCTGGCGCCCTTGACCCAGGCCACCATCAAGGCCAAGGTTTCCGGCGTGATCCAGGAAACGACCTTGCAGGAAGGCCAGCATGTGGCGGATGGGCAAATCCTCGTGCGCCTGGATGCGGCCGACCAGCGCGCCCGCCTGACGCAGCAGCAAGCCATGCTCGACGAAGCGCAGGCGCGCCTGTCGATGGCAAGCAAAAACGAGGCCAATAGCCAGGCCTTGCTCAAGCAAAAGTACATTTCGCAAACGGCCTACGACACGACGCAAAACTCGGTCGACCTGGCGCGCGCCAGCGTCAAATCCGCCGCTGCCATGGTCGACATCGCTCGCATCGCACTGGCCGACACGGTGATTCGCGCGCCCATGGCCGGTATCGTCAGCAAGCGCCACCTGCAGGCTGGCGAAAAAGTCTCCCCCGACATGCCCGTCTACACCATCGTCAACCTGGCGCAACTGACCCTGGAAGCGCCCGTGCCCAGCGCGGAAATTCCCCGCATCAAGCTGGGCCAGGATGTGCACTTCAAGGTCGACGGCTTCGGCGCGCGCGACTTCGCCGGCAAGGTCGCGCGCATCAACCCCACCACCGAAAGCGGCTCGCGCGCCATGCTCGTCTACATCGCCGTCGACAATGGCGACGGCGCGCTGCGCGGCGGCATGTTCGCCAAGGGCAGCATCGTCACCGAACGCTCGTCCGTGGCGCCGCTGGTGCCATTGACGGCCGTGCGCAATGAAAAGCAGGGCCCCGTCGTGTATGCGCTGGTCAACAACAAGGTCGTCGCCCAGCCCGTCACACTGGGTTTGCGCAACGAGGATGAAGGCTATGCGGAAGTGACGTCCGGCCTGGTGCCGGGCGCGAAAGTCATCATCGCCAAGCTCGATGGCGTCAAGCCGGGCCACAGCGTGACCTTCGCCGCACCGGCTGCCGCCCCTGCCGCGCCGGCAGCCGTGCTGGCACGGAAGGACTGAGCCATGTGGATGACCAAAGTCAGTATTCAAAATCCCGTCTTCGCCACCATGGTCATGGTGGCGCTGGTGGTGCTGGGCATCTTCTCCTACCGTGGCCTGGGCGTGGAAAGCATGCCCAGCGTGCAGTTCCCGTTCGCCGCCATTGAAGTGAACTACCCGGGCGCCTCGCCCGAAGCCGTGGAAAACGACATCACGCGCCCCATCGAGGACGCCGTCAACACCGTCAGCGGCATCAAGACCATCCGCGCCAACTCGTGGGAAGGACGCGCCGGCGTCTACCTGGAATTCGAGCTGTCGACGAACATGGACAAGGCCATGCAGGACTTGCGCGACAAGGTGGCCCTGGTGCGCCCCCGCTTCCCGAAAGAAGCCAAGGACCCGTTCATCGCCCGCGCCGAAGGCGACAACGAACGCCCCATCGCCACCATCGTGCTGACCTCGACCGGGCATGACCTGCGCTCGCTGTCGACCATGACGGAACAGATCATCAGCAAGCGCTTCCAGGGCGTGGCCGGCGTGGGGCAAGTCAAACTGCGCGGCTTGCGCGCGCGCCAGATCCTCATCAGCATGAAACCGATCGAACTCAATGCCCAGGGCATCGGCGTCGATGAAGTGATCCGCGCCATCCAGGCGACGAATACCAATTTGCCGGCCGGCTCGATCAGCCATGGCGCGGCCGAACAGCTGGTGCGCGTGGAAGGCAAGATCAAGGATGCGCGCGAATTCGGCAAGATCATCGTCGCGCGCCGCGCCATCGGCCCCGTCTACCTGGATCAGGTGGCCACCGTGGTCGACGGCGAACAGGAAGAACTGTCGATCTCGCGCATGAACGGCCAGCAAGCCGTGACCATGGAAATCACCAAGGTGCAGGATGCCAACGTGGTCGAAGTGGGTACCGGCATCCTGAAAGTGGCGGCGGACCTGCAAAAGACGCTGCCGCCCGATATCACCCTGCGCGTGCTGGACGACGAATCGGAACGCGTGCAAAGCCAGCTCAATAACGTCAAGCGCACCATCATCGAAGGCGCCGTGCTGACCATGGTGATCGTCTTCCTGTTCCTGCATTCGTGGCGCTCGACCATCATCACGGGATTGACCTTGCCGATCTCCGTGCTGGCCAGCTTCATCGCCATGAAGGCCTTCGGCTTTACCCTGAACTTTTTGACCCTGATGGCGCTGTCCTTGTGCATTGGCCTGTTGATCGATGACGCCATCGTCGTGCGCGAAAACATCGTGCGCCACCTGGGCATGGGCAAGAACCACTACAAGGCGGCCAACGACGGCACCAATGAAATCGGCCTGGCCGTGATGGCCACCACGTTCGCCATCGTCGCCGTGTTCGTGCCGGTCGCCTTCATGGACGGCATCATCGGCCGCTTCTTCCTGCAGTTCGGCATCACCGTGGCGGTCGCCGTGCTCGTCTCCCTGTTCGTCAGCTTCACGCTCGACCCCATGTTGTCGTCCGTCTGGCGCGACCCCGTCAAGGACCGCTTCAAGTATGCGCCGTGGCTGGGCCGCTTCATGGCCTGGATCGAAACGGGCATCGACCGCCTGCACGTCTGGTACGGCAAGGTGCTGGCTGTGGCCCTGCGCTGGCGCAAGACCACCCTGGCCACGGCCGTGGCCCTGTTCGCGGGCAGCCTGATGCTCGTGCCGATGATCGGCGGCGAGATGTTCCCCGAGACGGACCAGGGCTGGGTCAACCTGCGCTTCAAGACGCCTGTCGGCTCCAGCCTCGAATACACGGACAGCAAAGTGCGCCAGATCGAAACGGCCCTGAAGGAGTTTCCCGAGATCGACAGCCTGGTGGCCAATATCGGCACGCCCGATGGACGCAACGCGGCCGAGGTGAACCTGAAACTGACGGACCTCAAGACGCACAAGCGCCGCTCGCAGCAGGAACTGGAAAAGCTGATCCGCGAGCGCCTGGCGCCGATCGCCGGCATCACCCTGTCCGTCGGCAACCGTCCCATCTTCATCGCCATCCTCGGCACGGATGAAGGCAAGCTCGATGCGGTGGCGCACCGCCTGATGGACAAGATGCGCACCATCAAGGGCCTGGCCGACATGGAGTACAGCCAGGAAGGCGCCAATCCATCGACCACCGTGAAAATCAATAACGAGCTGGCCAGCGACCTGGGCTTGTCGGTGCAGCAGATCGGCAATGCCCTGCGGCCTTTTGTAGCGGGCGACACGGTCAGCCACTGGTTAGCCAGCGATGGACAAAACTACGACGTCAACGTGCAGCTGCCGAAATCGGGCCGCCAGAAAGTGGCCGACCTGGCCGACCTGTCGCTGGCGTCCAGCAAGTTTGACGCGAACGGCAAGCCCGTGATGATTCCGCTGCGCCAGGTGGTCGAATTCGTGCCGTCATCGAGCCCGCAAGTGCTGAAACGCCAGGCCTTGCAACGCCGGGTCGCCATCTATGCGGGCGTGCAGGGCCGCCCTGCCGGCGACGTCGACGCCGACGTGCAGAAAGCCATCAAGTCCATCGACCTGCCGCCCGGCGTGCGCTTCGACGTGGCCGGCAATGCGCAGCAGATGGCCGAAACCATGGGCGGCGCGATGATGGCGCTGGGCATTGCCGTGATCTTCATCTACCTGGTGCTGGCGTCGCAGTTCGGCAGCTTCCTGCAGCCGATCGCCATCATGGTGTCCTTGCCGCTGTCGCTGATCGGCGTGCTGGCCGCCCTGCTGATCACGGGCAGCACCCTGAACATCTTCTCCGTGATCGGCTTCATCATGCTCATGGGCCTGGTCACCAAGAATGCGATCTTGCTGGTCGACTTCACCAACCAGCGCCAGCGCGAAGGCCTGGGACAGTTCGAGGCGCTGATGGAAGCGGGGCAAGTACGTTTGCGCCCCATCCTGATGACGACACTGGCGATGGTCTTCGGCATGCTGCCGATGGCCATCGGCATGGGCGACGGCGGCGAATCGCAGGCGCCGATGGGCCGCGCCGTCATCGGCGGCGTCATCACCTCGACCTTGCTGACCTTGGTGGTGGTGCCCGTCGCCTACACCTACCTCGACAGCCTGGGCAAGCGCGCCGCGCGCTTCTTTGGTGGCAGCGGCGGCGAGCATGCCGCATCCGCCGACGACGGCAAGGCACACGCCCACTGATTGACCGGTCGCCTTCACCGTCCCCGCATTGGCGGGGACGACGCGGCGGCTTTCTGAAGAGAGCTTCAGTTGACCAAAGCTGCCCCACTGGCTAGACTGTCCCCGTTATCAATGATATGGAGTGACTCGTGGGTGCTTGTTCCAGTGACAGTAGTCGATTGACCATCGGCGATCGGCCTTAGGCAAGACGCGCGCATTCCGCCCGCCCTGCCCATGGCAAGGTGCGGTTATACCAGCGGCGATGTCCATTCGCCGCACTTCCCTCCTCATCGTTCCACCGTTATCGTCTGCTGCCCCCTTTACCGGGCGGTTTCCGCACGCCCTGGCACTCGCCTGTTCCTCCCCAGCCGGGAGAAATAATGGTGGTATTTGACTTTGCGCTGCGCGTTGCCGCGGCATTGACCCTGGGCGCCATGATCGGCGCCGAACGCCAGCTGCGCCAGCGCATGGCGGGCTTGCGCACGAATGCGCTGGTGTCCGTCGGCGCCTCGCTGTTCGTGATGGTTTCCGTGCTCGAAGGCGATGCCTCTGGCCACATGCGCATCGCCGCGCAAGTGGTGTCGGGCATCGGCTTTCTTGGCGCCGGCGTCATCATGCGAGAAGGCATGACGGTGCGCGGCCTGAACACGGCCGCCACCCTGTGGTGCTCGGCCGCCATCGGTATCCTGTGCGGCCTGGGCTTCGCGCTGGAAGCGGCTATCGGCACGGGCTTCGTGCTGATCGCCAATCTGGTGCTGCGCCATCTGGCGCAACGCATCAACGCGCATGGCAGCGAAGCGGGCATCGAAACGGAAAGCATCTACCGCGTGACAGCCGTGTGCGAGGCGGAGCAGGAAGTCCAGGTGCGCAAGCTGATGCTGCGCTTGATCAGCGGCATGCCGGCGCTGATGCTGCAATCGCTGCACAGCGAGGATGCCGCGCACGCGGGGCGCATCGAAGTGCGCGCCGACCTGCTCACGCCCTTGTCCAGCCTGGGATTGCTGGAGCAGATCGTCAGCCAGGTGAGCCTGGAAGGCAGCGTTTCGGCCGTGCGCTGGGCGCTGGTAAACAACGCGGAATTTGTCGCCGAGCGGGGGGTATGATGATGAAAAAGTTCTTCCATTGGTTTGCCAGGCAAGCGCCTGTCGTGGCCACCTACCGCCTGACCGTCACCTGCCCCGCGGCGCAAGCCGACCATGTGGTGCGCCTGCTGCTGGCCGAACTCAAGGGCGCAGGCCTGGCGCCGTCGCAGATGCTGCGCAGCTGGGACGACGCCAGGCAGGTGGTGCAACTGATCGCCACGGTGCTGTGCCAGGCCGTGCAGCGCGCCGTGCTGGTACGCTTCGTCAACCGCGCGGGCGCCTGGCCGCAAGTGCGGCAAGTGCGCTGGGAAGGCGTCGCACCGTCAATCTGAGGCGGGCAGGCGCATGATGAACAGCGCGCCGCCTTCCGGGCGGTTGCGCGCCTCGATACTGCCGCCATACGCGTGCACGATGGCCTGCGACAGGGCCAGGCCCAGGCCGAAGCCGGGTGCCTCGCCCGCACGCGCCTGGGCGCCCCGGTAAAAGCGCTCGAACAGATGTGGCAAATCGTCCACGCCGATGCCCGGCCCCGCATCCGCCACGCCCACAAACGCCTGTTCGCCGTCGCGCACCACGCGCACCGTGATGACGCTGTCTGGCGGCGAAAACTTCACGGCGTTATCGAGCAGATTGGCCAGCACCAGGTCCACCGGGCCGGCTGCCACTTTGGCCTGGACGGTCACACTGTCATCGAAGACGATGCGGATGCCGCGCTGCGCCGCCGCCTTTTCCAGGCGCTGCGCGGCCGCCCGCACGAGGGGATTGAGCGCGATGGTTTCCACCGCATTGCGCTCCTGGCCCACATCCAGGCGGGTGAGCATCAGCAATTCTTCCACCAGGGTCGTCAGGCGCTGCACTTCATCGAGGCAGGACGCCAGCGCATCGACATACTCGGGCGCTTCGCGCGGGCGGCGCAGGGTGATTTCAATTTCCGTGCGCAGGCGCGACAGGGGCGAGCGCAATTCGTGCGAGGCGTCGGCCGTGAAGCGGCGCTGCGCATCATAGCCATGCTCCAGTCGGTCCAGCATGGCGTTCAGGGTATCGACCAGACGGCCGATTTCGTCCTGCGTACCGGGATGGGGCAAGCGCTGGTGCAGGCTGGCTTCGCCGATCGAATGCGCCTGGTCCACCACATCGTCGATGGCGCCCAGCACGCGGCGCGTGAGCATTTCGCCGGCCAAGCCCACGGCCGCCAGCAAGGCCAGCGCCATGGCGGCAAACAGCACCGTGGCCGCGGCCAGCACGTGGTTGGCGTCGTCGAGCGAACCGGCCACCTGCACCGCCAGGCCTGCGCCGGACGATGGCACGGGAATCGAGACCATGCGCAGCGGCTCTTCGCCAAACTTGGGCAGGGTCTCGAAGACAGTCTCGCCGGCCGCCAGGCGCGCCAGCAGGGCGGGCGGCGCCGGCAGCTGCGCCGCCTCCAGGTTGCGGCTGCGCGCCAGCACGCGGCCTTCGCCATCGATGATCTGCACCAGGCGGTCCAGGCGCGTCAACGAGGGCTGCGCCAGGCCAGGCGCCACCTCGTGCACCTGCACGGGCTGGCGCGGCGCGGCCGGCAGCATGGCCATTTCCGTCTCGGCCAGCGCCAGCAGGGCCGCATCGAGCTGGCCATGCACGGCGCGCGACAGGCCCCAGTAGCCGGCCAGCGCCGTGCAGGCGACGATGGCGACGATGACGGCCAGGTGCACCAGCAGCAGGCGCTTGCGAAAGCTAGCCACCGTTGTTTTCCGCCAGGCGGAAGCCGCGTCCGCGCACCGTATGGATCAATGGCGGCAAGCCCGGCGCATCCACTTTTCCCCGCAGGTTGCGCACGTGGACGTCGATCAGGTTGTCGATGCCGATCAGGTCCGCCTGCCATATCTGCTCGGCCAGGCGCGCACGGCTGACCACTTCGCCCGCCTGGCGCAGCAGGATCAGCAGAATCGCGTATTCCTTGGGCGTGAGCACCAGCGGCGCACCGGCCCGTGTCGCCTGGTGGCTGACGGGATCGAGCGTCAAATCGGCCAGCGCCAGCACCAGCGGGCGGCTGATGTCGGAGCGGCGCAGCAGGGCGCGGATGCGCGCCAGCAGTTCCTCGAATTCGAACGGCTTGGTCAGGTAATCGTCGGCGCCCGTGTTCAGGCCCGCCACCCGGTCGGCCGTGGCGTCGCGCGCCGTGAGCATCAGCACGGGCGTCTGGATGCCGCGCGCGCGCAAGTCGCGGCAAAAATCGATGCCCTGCTTGCCCGGCAACATCCAGTCCAGCACGATCGCGTCGTAGTCGACGGCGTAGCTTTCATCCTCGCCTTCCTCGGCGCTATGCGCCACGTCGACGACAAAGCCTTCTTCCTGCAAGCCGCGGGCCAGCAGGCGCGCCGCCTTGCGGTCGTCTTCCACCAGGAGGATTCTCATGCCTGCCTTTCGCGTCGCGCCCTGTTTTCCATGCTGGCATTTTACCGCGCTCCACCGCGCGCGCACCGAACCTGAAGAATGATTCAGGCATTCTTGGGCGCTTCTTCAGGACCATATTGCTATGCTTTTCCGGCGCTGTCATATCTCTGCCCGCGCCCCTTCTGACCGCCCGCCTGGGCACGGCATCCACGCATGCCCCATCACCATCAATAACAAGGAAACACGGGATGAACACGACCACCCGCAACGCCCTGGGCGCCAGCTGCGCCCTCGCTCTCGCCTGTTCGGCCCTGGCCGGCTGCGCCAAACCGACGGCGGCAGCCACGCCGCCCGCCCAATCGAGACACCTGGACGACGGCAGCATCGCCGTCGACAAGATGTCGCCGCTGCGCCAGCGCCTGCAGGTCGCCGCCGTGCAGGAACAGGAGATCGCCACGCAGACGGATGCACCAGGCAGCATCGAAGCGATGCCGGAAAAACTGGTGAAAATCACGCCGCCGCTGGCTGGCCGCATCACGCGTTTGCAGCGCGCCTTGGGCGACAGCGTGAAGGCGGGCGATCCGCTGTTCACGCTCGATTCGGCGGAACTGAGCGCCGCCTACGCGGACGACAGCAAGGCGAAGTCCGCCCTGCTGCAGGCGCGCCAGGAACTGGAGCGCCAGAAAACCTTGTTCGAGGCGGAAATCGCCGCGCGCAAGGAGTACGAAGCGGCGCAGGCAGCTTTTGCGCAGGCCGGCAGCGATGCCCAGGCCAGCGCCGACAAGCTGGCCCAGTACGGCGCCGGCGCGCGCGGTTCGCGCCGCGACTATGTCTTGCGCTCGCCGATCACCGGCACCGTGATCGCCATGGAAGGCGCCCAGGGCGGCTACTGGAACGATATCAACGCGCCCGTCATGACGGTGGCCGACCTGTCCACCGTGTGGCTGTCGGCCAACGTGGCCGAGAGGGACCTGGCGCAGGTGGCCGTGGGACAAAAAAGCAGCATCACCGTCGACGCCTGGCCCGGCAAAACCTTCGAGGGCAAGGTCGCGTATGTGGGCGCCCTGCTCGATCCCGAGACGCGCACGGTGAAGGTGCGCGTGGCCATCGACAACCGCGCCGGCGCCTTCAAGCCGGGCATGTTCGCCCACGCGGGATTCGCCGGCGCTTCCCGCCGCGCCCTCCTCGTCCCGGCGTCGGCCGTGCTGCAAAGCGGGCCATCGACGCGCGTGATGGTCGAGCGCAGCCCGCTGGTGTTCTCGCCGCGCACGGTGGAAGTGGGCGCCAGCCATGGCGGGCAGGTGGAAGTCGTCTCGGGCTTGCGCGCGGGCGAACGCATCGTCGTCAAGGAAGGAGTACTGCTCAATGATTGACCGTTTCATCGCCACCTGCTGCCAGCGGCGCGGCATCGTCTGGCTGGTACTGCTGTTTGTCGCCGTCTACGGCGTCTATTGCTGGAAGCAGCTGCCCATCGAAGCCTACCCCGACATCGCCGACGTCACCTCGCAGATCGTCACGCAGGTGCCGGGCCTGGGCGCCGAGGAAATCGAACAGCAGATCACCATTCCACTGGAACGCGCCCTGCTGGGCACGCCGGGCATGCACGTGCTGCGCACGCGCAGCCTGTTCGCCCTGTCGCTGATCACGGTGGTGTTCGAGGATGGCAGCGATGGCTACTTCACGCGCGAACGGCTGCAGGAACGCCTGGCCAGCGTGAACCTGCCGTACGAGGCCAAGCCGGGACTCGATCCCTATACCTCGCCCACGGGCGAGATCTACCGCTACACGCTGGAATCGAAAACACGCTCGCTGCGCGAACTGTCCGAGCTGCAATTCTGGACCGTGATCCCGCGCCTGCAGCAGGTGCGCGGCGTGGCCGACGTCAGCAATTTCGGCGGCCTGACGACGCAATTCATGCTGGAACTCGACCCCGCAAAACTCGACAGCTACGGTTTCTCGCTGGCGCAGGTCAAGGACGCCATCAACGCCAACAATATCAGCGGCGGCGGCAGCGTCATCGACCGTGGCCAGCAATCGTACGTGGTGCGCGGCGTGGGCTTGCTGCATTCGCTCGACGACATGGGCAACGTCGTCGTCAGCAGCAAGGACGGCGTGCCCGTGCTGGTGAAAGACCTGGGCAAGCTCGCCTACGGCAACGTAGAGCGGCGCGGCATCCTCGGCAAGGACGACAACCCCGACACCATCGAAGGCATCACCCTGCTGCTGAAGGATTTCAATCCGTCCGAGGCGCTGGCCGGCATTCACGCGGCCGTCGATGACCTCAATACCAACCTGTTGCCGAAAGATGTGAAAGTGGTGCCCTACCTGGACCGCAGCTCGCTGATCGACGCCACCCTGCACACGGTCAGTTATACCTTGGGCGAAGGCATGCTGCTGGTCGCCCTCGTACTGCTGCTGTATCTGGGCAGCCCGCGCGCTGCCGCCATCGTCGCGCTGACGATCCCGCTGGCCCTGCTGATTGCCTTCATCTTCATGCACCACTTTAAAATTCCCGCCAATTTGCTGTCGCTGGGGGCGATCGACTTCGGCATCCTCGTCGACGGTTCCGTGGTGGTGCTGGAAAACATGCTGCGCCGCCGCGAGCGGGAACAGGAGCGGCCCCTCACCCTGCAGGACGCCATCGACGCGACCCTGCAGGTGGCGCGCCCCATCATGTTCGGCATGGCCGTCATCATCGCCGCCTACCTGCCCCTGTTCGCCTTCCAGCGCATCGAATACAAACTGTTCTCTCCCATGGCGTATGCGGTGGGCGCGGCGCTGGTGGGCGCGCTGGTGGTGGCGCTGGTGCTGATCCCCGGCCTGGCCTGGCTGGCCTTGCGCAAACCGCGCCGCACCTTCCATAACCGCGCGCTGGACACGCTGGCGGCCGCGTACGGCCGCTTCCTCGAGCGCATGGTGGGCAGGAAGGGCTGGGTGGCGATGGTGTGCGCCGCCTCGCTGGCGTGCCTGGCTTTGCTGGGCACTACCATCGGACGCGACTTCCTGCCCTACCTCGATGAAGGCTCGTTATGGCTGCAGGTGCAGATGCCGCCCGGGATCACGCTGGACAAGGCGTCCGACATGGCCAGCGAACTGCGGCGCGCCGCGCTGGAGTTCCCCGAAGTATCGACCATCGTCACGCAGACGGGACGCAACGACGACGGCACCGATTACTGGACGCCGTCGCACATCGAGGCGAGCGTGGGACTGCATCCATATACCAGCTGGAAATCGGGCATGAGCAAGCAGCAGCTGATCGCGAAAATGAATGAGCGCTTCGCGCGCATGCCCGGCTTTACGGTGGCCTTCATGCAGCCGATGATCGATGGCGTGCAGGATAAATTGTCGGGTGCGCACAGCGACCTGACGGTGAAAATCTTCGGCAACGACCTCGATGAAGTGCGCGCCATCGCCGGCAAGGTGGCGCACGTATTGAAAGGTGTCCCCGGCGCCTCCGACGTGGCCGTGGACGTGGAACCGCCGCTGCCCAACCTGAAGGTGGAACTGGACCGCGCAAAGGCGGCCCGCTACGGCATCAATGCGGCCGACGTGGCAGACCTGATTGCCACCGGCATCGGCGGCGCACCCATCGGCCAGGTGTACGTGGGCGAGAAAAGCTACGACATCGCCGTGCGCTTCCCGCCCGCCACGCGTTCCAGCCCGGACGCCATCGCCAACCTGAAACTCACGGCGGCGAATGGCGCGAAGATCCCGCTGGCGCAGGTGGCCAGCATCAGCACCACCTCGGGCGAGAGCGTGATCGTGCGCGAAATGGGACGGCGCCACATCATCGTGCGCCTGAATGCCCGCGGACGCGACCTGGCCGGCTTCCTGGCCGAGGCGCGCCCGCTGGTGGCGCAAGCCGTGGCAGGCGAGCACCAGCACATCAGCGTCGAATGGGGCGGCCAGTTCGAGAACCTGCAGCGCGCGCAAAGCCGTCTGGCCCTGATCCTGCCGATGACGCTGGGCGCCATGTTCCTGCTGCTGTTTGGCCAGTTCCGCAACCTGCGCCAGCCCGCGCTGGTCTTGCTGGCCGTGCCGCTGGCCATGCTCGGTGGCCTGGCCGCGCTGCACCTGCGCGGCATGACCTTGAACGTGTCGAGCGCCGTCGGCTTCATCGCCCTGTTCGGCGTGGCCGTACTGAACGCCGTGCTGATGCTGGCGCAGATCAACCGCTTGCGCGCCGACGAAGGCCGCAGTTTGCGCGACGCCGTGCTGGAAGGCGCGCGCGACCGCATGCGTCCCGTGCTGATGACGGCCACCGTGGCCGCCCTGGGCTTGACGCCGGCCATGCTGGCGACAGGCCTGGGCAGCGACGTGCAGCGCCCGCTGGCCACCGTCGTGGTGGGCGGCCTGGTGACGGCGACGGCGCTGACCCTGCTGCTGTTGCCGGCCCTGTATTACCTGATCGAGGCGCACGTACACAAACGCCAGACCGATACCGAAGGAGAGACCCATGACACGTTTTGATGTACTGCTGGCGGCCTGGCTGATCGCCCCTTGCGCCATCGCCGCCCCCCTGAGCTTTGAAACCTACCTGTCCGCCGTGGAAAGCCACAGCCTGGAGCTGCAGTCGCAGCAGGAAGGCATCGTCTCGGCCAAGGCCGGCATCGGCATCGCCGGCCTGCGTCCCGATCCCGAATTCACCCTGGGCGCCACGCGCGAAAGCGTGCGCAGCGTCGAACACCGTCCCGTCACGTGGAACCCGGCCATCAGCATGGCCATCGAGACGGGCGGCAAGCGCGCCGCGCGCTTGAAAGCCGCGCACAGCAATGTCGCGCTGGCCGAGGAAACGGTGGCCGGTTTCAGGAGCGAGCTGTATGGCACGGCCGCCGCCGCGTTCACGGAAGCGTGCCGTACGCGCGAAGTGGCCGCGCGCAAGGAGCAGACCATGGCGGCCCTGTCCAAGGTAGTCGAGGCGAATACCGTGCGGCGCAAGGCGGGCGACGTGGGCGGCATCGAGCTGCTGCAGTCGCGCGTGGAACGCGACCAGTTCCAGGCCGACCTGGCGCAGGCGCGCAGCGAGTCGGACAGCGCCATGCTGGCCCTGTCGCCGCCGCTGGGACGCCAGTTCGACGCGCTGTTTCCGGAGGCGCAGCTGGTATGCGACTTCGCCGCGTTTGAGAACAAGGATGCCGGTGTGCTGGTGCCGCAAGCGCTCGATGCCCGCAGCGACGTGCGCATCGCCCGCGCCACCCTGGACAACCTGCGCGACGGCGCGGCGCTGGTGCGCGCCAACCGCGCCGTCGACCCGACCGTGACGCTGGGCCTGGCCGCCGCGCGCGGCTACCATGACGGTATCGACGCCAGCGGCAATCCCGTCGAAGGCGCGCCCCGCTCCCGTGCGCTGTCCATCTCGCTGGCCATCCCCATTCCCCTGTCGCGGCGAGACAAGGGCGACATCGTACAGGCGGAAGCGGGCGTGACACAGGCGATGCTGGCCCTGCGCCAGGCGGAACTGACAGCGGAAACGCAAGTGCGCACGGCGCAGCGGCAACTGCGGGCGGCGCAGGACAGGCTGGCACACTAC
This genomic interval carries:
- a CDS encoding efflux RND transporter periplasmic adaptor subunit, encoding MNTTTRNALGASCALALACSALAGCAKPTAAATPPAQSRHLDDGSIAVDKMSPLRQRLQVAAVQEQEIATQTDAPGSIEAMPEKLVKITPPLAGRITRLQRALGDSVKAGDPLFTLDSAELSAAYADDSKAKSALLQARQELERQKTLFEAEIAARKEYEAAQAAFAQAGSDAQASADKLAQYGAGARGSRRDYVLRSPITGTVIAMEGAQGGYWNDINAPVMTVADLSTVWLSANVAERDLAQVAVGQKSSITVDAWPGKTFEGKVAYVGALLDPETRTVKVRVAIDNRAGAFKPGMFAHAGFAGASRRALLVPASAVLQSGPSTRVMVERSPLVFSPRTVEVGASHGGQVEVVSGLRAGERIVVKEGVLLND
- a CDS encoding efflux RND transporter permease subunit, with protein sequence MIDRFIATCCQRRGIVWLVLLFVAVYGVYCWKQLPIEAYPDIADVTSQIVTQVPGLGAEEIEQQITIPLERALLGTPGMHVLRTRSLFALSLITVVFEDGSDGYFTRERLQERLASVNLPYEAKPGLDPYTSPTGEIYRYTLESKTRSLRELSELQFWTVIPRLQQVRGVADVSNFGGLTTQFMLELDPAKLDSYGFSLAQVKDAINANNISGGGSVIDRGQQSYVVRGVGLLHSLDDMGNVVVSSKDGVPVLVKDLGKLAYGNVERRGILGKDDNPDTIEGITLLLKDFNPSEALAGIHAAVDDLNTNLLPKDVKVVPYLDRSSLIDATLHTVSYTLGEGMLLVALVLLLYLGSPRAAAIVALTIPLALLIAFIFMHHFKIPANLLSLGAIDFGILVDGSVVVLENMLRRREREQERPLTLQDAIDATLQVARPIMFGMAVIIAAYLPLFAFQRIEYKLFSPMAYAVGAALVGALVVALVLIPGLAWLALRKPRRTFHNRALDTLAAAYGRFLERMVGRKGWVAMVCAASLACLALLGTTIGRDFLPYLDEGSLWLQVQMPPGITLDKASDMASELRRAALEFPEVSTIVTQTGRNDDGTDYWTPSHIEASVGLHPYTSWKSGMSKQQLIAKMNERFARMPGFTVAFMQPMIDGVQDKLSGAHSDLTVKIFGNDLDEVRAIAGKVAHVLKGVPGASDVAVDVEPPLPNLKVELDRAKAARYGINAADVADLIATGIGGAPIGQVYVGEKSYDIAVRFPPATRSSPDAIANLKLTAANGAKIPLAQVASISTTSGESVIVREMGRRHIIVRLNARGRDLAGFLAEARPLVAQAVAGEHQHISVEWGGQFENLQRAQSRLALILPMTLGAMFLLLFGQFRNLRQPALVLLAVPLAMLGGLAALHLRGMTLNVSSAVGFIALFGVAVLNAVLMLAQINRLRADEGRSLRDAVLEGARDRMRPVLMTATVAALGLTPAMLATGLGSDVQRPLATVVVGGLVTATALTLLLLPALYYLIEAHVHKRQTDTEGETHDTF
- a CDS encoding TolC family protein, whose translation is MTRFDVLLAAWLIAPCAIAAPLSFETYLSAVESHSLELQSQQEGIVSAKAGIGIAGLRPDPEFTLGATRESVRSVEHRPVTWNPAISMAIETGGKRAARLKAAHSNVALAEETVAGFRSELYGTAAAAFTEACRTREVAARKEQTMAALSKVVEANTVRRKAGDVGGIELLQSRVERDQFQADLAQARSESDSAMLALSPPLGRQFDALFPEAQLVCDFAAFENKDAGVLVPQALDARSDVRIARATLDNLRDGAALVRANRAVDPTVTLGLAAARGYHDGIDASGNPVEGAPRSRALSISLAIPIPLSRRDKGDIVQAEAGVTQAMLALRQAELTAETQVRTAQRQLRAAQDRLAHYRDGVLVDAQKVVDGMRLSYFSGNASLLEWLAAQRSADEAYQGYVQARADAAIASTQLQLAIGQRPRL